In the Neodiprion virginianus isolate iyNeoVirg1 chromosome 2, iyNeoVirg1.1, whole genome shotgun sequence genome, TTTGGCAAACCAAAATTGGACCTGTTTGCATCCAGGATTAACGCGAAATGTCAAGCTTATTGTTCGTGGCACAGAGATCCTGATGCCTTAGATATTGACGCGTTCACGATCAACTGGAAATCGGAgtatttttatgcatttccACCGTTCGCATTGGTACTCAGGTTCCTTCGAAAAGTTATCGCAGATCGCGCATGTGGGATTGCGATAGTGCCGAATTGGCCTTCGCAACCATGGTTCCCTATATTTATGGACCTTCTCGTAGAGAAACCGATGATCTTCGCTCCCGCTAAATGGCTTTTATTGTCTCCTTGTAGGTCTCTCCAGCATCCATTACAGAAATCACTGGCTTTGATTGCCGGGAAATTGTCGGCGAATCTTACCGCCGCAAGAAATTCTCGGACTCAGTGATCGAGACGTTGTTGGCTTCTCTCGCCGAGAGTACATGGAAGCAGTACTCAGGACCTATTAAGCTATGGGCGAATTTCTGTCGAGAGACGGAAACAGACATTTACAAAGCGAGCGCGAACCGCATTCTCGAATTTCTGCAAATGAGATACGGTTCAGGAGCCACCTATGGCACATTAAACGCGACGCGATCGGCGATCTCGTTAATATCGACGACCGACATGACTAACGATCGGATTATCGGTAGATTTTTTAAAGGGATTTTTCGGCTTAGACCAACGAAACCTCGATACGACGAAACATGGGACGTCGGCATCGTACTTACGTACATTGCGAACTTATATCCTCTCTAATCATTAAACAATCAACAATTGTCAGAGAGATTAGTTACGCTGTTAGCTTTAGGTACGGCTCATCGAGTGCAAACTTTCTCGCTCATGAGACTTGACAATATTTCTCACTCGGCACAGGGCTTCGAGATAAGGATCTCGGACATCATTAAAACGTCGAGACCAGGGGCTTTCCGGCCACTTTTGTTATTGCCGTACTTTCGCGAACAGCCTAGACTGTGCATAGCGAGCACGTTGAAGAGATATTTGGAAATAACAAAACCACTCAGAGGCGATTGCAGTAACGTACTGATCACTTCGAGAAAACCCTTCAAATCGGCGAGTACCCAGACAATAAGTCGTTGGATCCGGTCAGTGTTGGCAAAGAGCGGCATAGGACTTGAGTTCACGGCGCACAGTACAAGGCACGCGTCTACGTCGGCTGCCTTGGCAAAGGGGTTGGATATTAGCGCGATAAGAAATACCGCGGGCTGGTCAAAGGACTCGCAGGTATTTGCAGAGTATTATAATCGGCCGATTAAATCGGGCAGAAAAGACTTTGCAGCAACCGTGTTCtcataatatttataagtTAATGCATAAGATATcattaattacattttgttAGAATCGAAGTAAGCGAATAAAAAACCGCTGATTCTTGTTCTCGAGAGACCACTGGTCTCGATAAAAGTTACGTTTTTTGTTGCCTGAGGCTgtttagaaaataataaaataattttttctctgaacATCTACGATGTAATCTCGAAAACGAGACtcgtaatataattaaacgatCAAACGAACTTACCTGTTGTGAAGTTCGATCGTAATTATATGTAGAGTCTCGTTTGAGATGATTACATCCCACCCATTGAACGTTTTATCTCCGTTCGTTTCCATCATTCCCTCCCcctttatttattgaaatgtgtttgttttattattttcaatccttATGGAGTACTTTAAACAATATGACTTGGAGAAGGAACAACCGCAGCGCCAGGGGGCCAGGcgctctctcttttttttttataagctCTGAATATTCGTGACACACTAACGTGAAGTAGACGGTACTACGATGTAATCTCGAAAACGAGACTCTACATATAATTACGATCGAACTTCACAACAGGTAAGTTCGTTTGATCGTTTAAGTAAATGGCTTATGTAATTGTATtacaaatgaataataaatacaagTGTGGGGCATCCTCTGTTAAAGCGATAATTCGACGAAGTTAACTAATTTCCACCTGATCATTCTTTTACTAACGTACGTACCGTGTTCTTCATCAAGAGATTTCCAGTGACTCGTTAATTTTTGTGGAATCAAAACTGAGACCAGTTttctttgtataaaaattttacatgtCCATGAGCAATACATCGTTTGTTTCTCCTGTCACTTGCATCGCTAGTTATTGgcacataaaattttattggaaCGGAAACTCGTTCCAGCTTTGATCGCAAAACAATTGTGTGCCATTAGGAACTTATTAACCAACATTACTGTACGTGCAacaaaaaaagtgaaaatcgaACAGTAATTTCCCTTGTACCCTCATTCCCGATTTACGAGTGAAACATAtgtaaattgaattcaatACGACGTTATACGTGAGATTCAATATTTGCGATGTGCTTATCTAcgtatttcattattattgagTACGTAAGCAGGCCGGTAATTGCCTGGATGTCGTAAGGTTGGTGACCTCTGACATCACGGGTAATCCGAAATGCTCTGCAGTGAAATACGAggaaaataatatgaaatgacataatttcacaaatatatCCTCATACTTTTACGATATGTATTTTGCTCGTTGTGCTTCTACATTGCGCAATGGCCTGGTTTCGGACTATGgcataaaattaaacatagCGATCCGTTCCTGAAAACACCACGCTGGTGGATGTCTTTGTCCCAAAATGTAACAAGGATGTTCATCTATTATCTGACTGTGTGTATAAAAAAGGGGCTCCGTATTAGGAGAAAAGGGGTTGcagttgttatttttttaaatctgtaGCCCCTGTCTCTGTCTATGTCTTTAGCGTTGCAGCGTTAGAGCAGACGCGGGTTTTTCGGTTTGACGTCGGTGTTTTCGCACCTGCGTCAATTGGTCAATATTAATTGAGctgttaaaataaaattaaaatcacaatttgaaaattgaaaatttcatgaacAAATGAATCGTTGGGCGACTTAGTCGAACAAGAATTcgtgacgatttttcaagaGGAGCGAGACGAGATTCGAGAACACGCGAAAGATCGTCTCCAGCGGATCCAGGAAAAAAATAGACGAGGATACAATCGAAAGCGCAAGAAAGCGCGAGCATATCGCGAGGGAGATATCGTCGCGATAAAAAGAACGCAGCAAGGACCAGGGTTAAAGTTTGCGGCGAAATATCTCGGACCATACGAGATATCGAAGGTGTTGCGCAACGAATGTTATCTCGTGCAGAGAGTAGGTGCGCACGAAGGCAATCGCGGCTTATCACATTAAGCCTTCGTCAAAGTACGACGATAACGACGAAGAAGATGTTCCAGAGAATCTACATTCGGGGGTGAATAAGTGTGAGCAGGACGGCCGGGTGTAGGaacgcaaaataaaaaaaaaaaaaaaaaataaaattagcaTGTGCTTGCGAACGGTGTGGGTGGGTGAGTCGCATGTGTGTGAGTGCTCGCAGCGACTATATATGCGTCTCGAGCGTTAGAGGGGCCAGTGTGGGCCAATTAGTCGTTCGGCGATCGTACGGCGAGCGTGTGTCTTAAGTGGAGAAGCGACGTAGGTTATATTCTTCTGGGagatgtaaatttgaaaaattggtgatttcgaaaaattaacgacggagccagaaatcgaacctggtatctagagatgcttgaccgaAGCCTTACTCCGCTAGACCACCTAGcctaatttttcgaaatcaccaatttttcaaattacatctcccaacatgtaaacattcatctacatacattcttacatcgggtgctcaagagacgaaaactttctGTCATATTCGTTTCTTAGTTTATGTTATTTTGCGTACATAATAGATTCATTCAGTTCACGTAGTTTGATCTGTCtcacatatatacatagggcattccatgtcaaattTACTCCCTTTGTcactcaccatttttgattcgttccgcgatttttatacgattctacCATCTAAAAAAGGCactcttgaattttttcaaatttttttcgctaacggtttttttttaatattattcaaatccaTTTCGAAATTggtcattttcaaaaatctgaaaaaattctgaataatCAAGTTTCTCATTCCGATCATACCGACACCTGGCCGATAATGGGCcaattttctcttctatttttttagcactttaaaaattttcaacaaacaaaGCACCATCTtgaaaagttataaaaaatctttaaaaaaattttgaaataaaagactcgatttttcagaatcttTAAAGATTTTTCGTAACGTTGCAACATAGAGTttcgtttgttgaaaatgtttaaagtgctaaaaaaaaatagaagaaaaaatcggcCCATCATCGGCCAGGTGTCGGTATGATCGGAAtgagaaacttgatttttcagaattttttcagatttttaaaaaagactGATTTCGAAAtggatttgaataatatttaaaaaaaatactgttggcgaaaaaaatttgaaaaaattcaagagtGCCTTTTTTAGATGgtagaatcgtataaaaaatcgcggaacgaatcaaaaatggtgagtgACAAAGGGGGTAAATTTGACATGGATTACCccatatataacatatattgAAAATCCCACGTTTATTTACCTAAAAATCGCGGTTACTATTGAACtgattttttcactcattATCTgacattgtatacatatattattccAACCTAACATCACAAGTATGTAATATTCGCATGACTGCCGCCACCGCGAATAATTGGATTTCTACTCAGTTGAATCCAGGATCATCATGTCTCCGGTATTATCGCTGATCGTTTACGGACAAGTGTATTTCCTCGGCTCCGGAACAAATATTCAACCGACCGTTACTGGATCTGATAATTCAATAGCAATACCAGCCATCGACCAGACCTTGGATAAGACACAGCCGTTCCAGGGGAACCAAAATTCAGTATTGGTCCCAGAAATAAATCGCCGACGCGGAGAGATGGGATTATCAGAGAAGAATGTAAAACGCCCCGATTACAAGTTAGTAACTTGTCGACATTTTCGTATCGTTTATTGATTGGCTCGATTAATTTCCGTCGCTCTAAAAAGAAACGCATTCGACATCATGTATACATGATATTTTTTCGCTCATTGGGACTGATTGTAGTCAGTATTTTCTGAGGTATTAGTTCACATTGACCAGCTGATCTCGCTTCGCGCTAGACGCAATAATTACATGTAAGTAAATTTTCCGTACCTGCAGAAATTGCTCGCGCTCCGGTGGACAACTTTGTGTTAGTTCGGTCGCTTTTCTGCACCAGATGCGGCCGTATGTTGAATCTTGGTATTAGAAATGGGTCGAATATTTTACAGTAATTATTGCAGATACACATCTGGCATCGGCGCTCACAAGCTGCACATCGAAGCAGCCTCTTGGAATTCGGCTCGGCATAATTGTCAAGATGAAGGTGGTCACTTGGCAATCATTAACTCCGTGGAAGAGGCTCAAGTCATCCGTGAACTCGTCGATACAGCAGACATAGAAACGATTTGGATCGGTGCCCACGACTTGTTTAACGAGGATGAATTCGTAACCATAGAAGATGAATCGATATATAAAGCAGGATACAGCATGTGGGAAAGAGGAGAGCCAAACAATGCGGGGAGTAACGAACATTGTTTAGCCGTTAAAAAAGATGGCAAGTTTGACGATCGGGATTGCAAACAGGCCTTCAGCTACGTATGTGAGATACGTTACCCCCAGGTCTATGTATAGAAAGGATCTGTTCATGCGGCAACTGCCCCAAATTCCGATTATTAAGTTTCATAACGATTATTAAATTTCGTAATATGCTAAGCCAGAAAAGTAGTACATAATTCAGCGTTACTCTTATTCGttgatattatatatagaaCAATGGTATATATTGCTAGAAACTCAAGTGGAAATAAATGGTCAATTTTGTAAAGCGATTCGAGTATAATGTACGAAAGAAGTCGTTGTAACGATGAATAAAATTCGATagcattaatttatttaacgatttcgaaataaataCAGAAAAGTACAAACAAATGCTGATCCTTTTTTCAACTTGGATTACGCTTATCCGTTATCTGGAGCGTAGAGGATTGCCGCTAGCTGGTTAGAATATCGATCAAAATATTACCTCGgcgtgataaaaaatttcaatggaTACCTCGCACTTATgcgtgaagaaaaattgaacctCGCGCATAACAGAATTAAAAATGCATTCTCAAACTAATCTCATGATCGAGTCGATCAGCCAACGATTCGCATAATCGCGACTGTGGGCGCTGTAAAAAAGATCAACTCTGGCGTAGAGGTGAACCAGCAGCGGTGCAAAAAAGGCGCGCCATCACTTCTTCTTGGCGTCTTTCAGCCCCGCGCCTGCATTAAACTTGAAGAAGATTATGTCCCCGTCTTCTACGACGTAGTTTCGACCCTGTTGCCTGTACTTTCCAGCCGCCTGAAAATGGTACAGACGAGTAAGAAAAATTCTGGAGATATCGTTAAGCGACTCCGTGTAGAAGAATTGCAAAAATACCAGCGTACCTTGACCGCGGCTTCCGACCCCTCGTTTTTGAAGTCGTCAAATTTCATAACCTCAGCCATGATGAAACCTTTTTCGAAATCCGTGTGAATTCTTCCGGCAGCTTGTGGCGCTTTCGCTCCTTTCTGAAATTCCAATTCAGGCGAACATAGCATAGCGCATGAAAATTCGTTCGGCGATTCTATGAGCCAACGACGAGCTGGTTCTTAGGCTAAATTTAAACACCGCGCCGAATCTCAACGGGTGGAAAACTGCTTTACCAATGAAACAACTCTGTTCCTCAGGATCAACGATTGGCATCATTGCCTGTACCGGACTCAGCCATCTACGCATGGTGAGGAGAAGGCAAGCTTGCATCGGTATCCGGCATACTTACCAGCGTAAGGTCTTCATGTGGCTAATGCAGAGCGCTTCCGAAACACCCTTCATAGTTGAAGGTTCAGGGTAGGATTTGAATAAGTCAATACATCGATAAGAAATTGCTGGATTAATTTCTAGCAATCGTCGTAAAAATAAGCATTGATActcaaaaaaagaatattttgaataactGCAAGTCGTTAGGTGAGCAGAAACGTGGAGAACCAGGAAAAATTGGCTAaggaaaaaactgaaacacGCTGTTTGCGAGGTTCATTGCTCGCCGGCAAATTCATCCCTTGACGATATTCTTCATCCTGGTACTGTACTTAATGTCGTTAAAGACTTATGCGAATTAAATATCTAACCACATCTTACCGGGATTGTCCAAGCCTTGACTTCGTCGTGACCAGCGGTGAAGAAATACTGAAGCTGCAACGCCTTGTATCCTTGAACGATAATCTTGTCCAACGCACTGCAAACAcacaaataagaaaattacTTTACAAGTGAAGAATTcccatttaaaaaatgttgttcttttaaaataaaaatggataagaaaatttcagatggataaatataactatatattatacctataaatatacaaatattaatGCAATTTTTGATGATACGTTACAAGCGATGAAGTATAAAGAACGTCGGCTCTGGGGTCAAATGACGAATGATCGTTACGCATTTCAATTAGTTTAGCTAAGAAACGAATAATTTAAATGACAGAGGTGTACGTAAACTATGAGATGAGCAAAAatggaagagagaaagagagagggagagagagagagcggggAAGCGAGGAAGGAAAGATACGAGGTCGACGAAACGTGATTGTCTCGAGCCAAATATTTCCTAATGACGGGGTACCTGCAGCGCCTAGAAGGTGTATTCTGTAGCGAACGGAGCCCCAGACTTCATGGAATACACATAAAGCCGGACGAAACGAGCGGCCCAATTTTATCATTCGAAGACCATTCTTTAAATCCAGCGATTTGTGACCTGGAAATAAAATCGTGGCGACCCGCCCTCTGATTGCCGGTTAttccgccgccgccgccgccgccgcggCTGATGCCCCGCATCGAggggaattattttttggcTCTTGAGGATCGCAGCTCACTTATCGCGTCGACGGTTCGACGATATCGACGACGGAGTAGAatacttttactttttattgGGAGGTATTCTACCCTAACTTCATGCGACAGCGacccgtttctttttttatctgttatttttattaatttattttttttattttttgcttgtCACAAGAGAAcccgacgcgacgcgacgagGTTGcgatgtgatttttttaataaatcaagAGAGCCCTGTAATCATAGACACCAATTCCCCCGTTGGGAGAACGCGGCGGGGCGAGGGAAGAGATGCCGTTCAGGCATCGGTTTCACTCTCGTCATTTCATGAAATAACACACATTAGGGGACGTTATGTCATCGCTAATACAGTCGAGGGCCGAGGATCCAGCTTCGTACCACGCTATGATTTTCCAATGTGGCTTCTAATTCTTTCTATTCGATCCTATATCGCGtaattacatttattcaaCGGCAATCATTATATTCACCAGCCGAAAGGGACGCAGCCAGCGACGAAATGACGATACTACGGTACACGTCATGAGATATCATTCCGCATCACCCTGAGGAATGTGTGAACCTAAAAGGATTAAATCACGCAACATtaagatttcgaaaaacaaattaacaGACTTCTGATCCGGCGTTACTTCTCCGCTGTAAAATTgggaacaaaaaattgcatttaaTCGTTGAAAAGACTTTCATCGCCGGCGAAAGAATTTCAGAAATGTCATCTGAATACTGAATACTGTACAAGGCTGTTGAATTCTGTGCAAGTTGGAATTCGTCGAGCAATTAGAGGCGCGGCGATACGAACGCGTTTTAGAACAACTACACAATTTCAATAGGAGCAGAAATATGAAAGCGCCGATGCTGGTTAAGCGTTAGAGACCGCATTGATGAAAAAGTAATCGGTAAAATACCGGTTACCCGTGGTTGGCAGAGATTTGGAAAGGGGCGTGACTCACTTGGCACTAGAATCATGCGAGCTAGTTGATAACCAATCGGCCTAATACGCTTCTGAAAACGATGCAAAATCATTGCAAAATTACAGGTTCTCAACCCTGCGCGCGTGTTTGCGTCCACGTAGTcttcgcgatgaaaaattcaacgtggAAACGGTGCGGTTGTCAATAGACGAAACAAAAAGCACGGATTAAATAAACGGAACAACATTCTCATAGAATTAAATTCGCTATTTCAATATACGAGTCTTGAAAATTACCAAGTACAATGACCGAAGTAGCTGTAAATCATTGTATATACGATAAACAATTTGGCCTATCTCCAATCCAGACAAATCAAAGTTTTCGTACAACCAGAACCACCGATTGTGGTTTGATGGGCGAAAGACGAAGTCACGGGTGATTTTTCTCTTAAAAAATTAGCTCACGGCGGCATTAATTTGCTTGCACTGATTCCGGACGAGGCAGCCTTCGTGAAATTAGGCCAACGTGCACGGGGcttgttgatgttgttgttgttgttgttgttgttaccGTTGCCTCAGGACATCGTAAAACGACGAACAATTTGTAAGAGGGTAACAAATAATACCAGGAAGGTTTGAGAGGGTAGAGAAGGTAATGAAAAGCGGTTGAAACGGAGGATAGAAATTGGGCACAAAATCCGTAGTTGGGAGGTCGGACATTACGGGAACCCCCGTGGCTAAGAGTGACCAAAATAGCTAGTCCACGGTGCAAGATTATACACGACTGGTGTTTTTGCGcaattttgaaagaatttgaaTAGCCGttcgtaaaaatataatgagCGAGCCAAGACTAACGGCCGTATAGTTATACTTTTATAGTTCCATAGGGGACGCCGGCGAGAAAGGGATAAGTCTAGGTCTCCGGTAAGGAAAAGTCCTCCGTTATTACCGAGGCTGCGGCCCAGTCTCGCCGGGGTTGGGACCTCGCGAAATCTCTCTTCCAACTCGGGGGATTATTGAGCGGTGAGAAAGCGCGAATTTACTCCATTTACGACCCGCTCGTCCGGCCTCACGTACGTATTTAGCAGCCCCAGAGCCTCGGGTCGCAATTGATTTAGTCATCTTGGTCGAGAGGGAATTCGCAACGTTGAATACCGATCGGCCGTAACCGACTAATCGCGGCTCTTTCGTgggccaaaaaacttttccacgtcgtcgtcgtagtttctttttcttttctttttttttcgaatcttgGTGATTAAACGAGGACTACTCACCTGGTTGCTTTGTGCTCCTCGAAGTACTTGGCGCGCTCCTCATCCTCCATGTCAAAGATCTTGTTCTCGAACACACCGCTGAACGGGATCAGAGCGGAACCGGGGTCGTTTTTATCGACCCATTCTTTGATCTTGATTAGCCTGTAAAGGGGAAAAGAAACGCGGTCCGATTACATCGCGAACAAGCTTGATCGTTGGGAAAATTCCGAAATCACAAAAGAGAAGTGGAAATGAAATTGCTGTAAATGTGAGGAAGTCGACTGTATTAAAGTAGCGctgttgtcgtcgtcgtcgtgaTACGAGAAATCAAAATCGAAATCGCCGAACTGATTGGCCTGCGACAATCGCGCCACGCGACATACACAGaacgtttaattttcaactgtcAATTCCCACGGCATTATCTCAACCGGATACCTATAAATCGTGACTGAATAATTGATACGGTAATGCGCGACCGTGTACACATACCTTTACACAGGCGGTATCCTACTACTTTTATTACTACACACATCGGAACACCGACGAATGCGCGATTTGATTCCTGGATCTTATCTCCTCTTCAGAGCAAATCGAAAATACATCGTGCACGGACTTCTGGCTGAATATTGGGTGTAGGGTAAGGTTCGATACTGTAAAACACAAACTCCGAATTCACTCACCACTTGTTCTTCTTGCGGATGTAATCCTTTTCGGAAAGGTTCACCAGGTAGATTACCGGCTTCGACGTTAGGAAGAGATACTTGTTCAGCACTTCAATCTACAATTATCAACCGTATCacatttaatttcaattgataTTGACGTGCGTGAAGGGACATTTTTTCCCAACTCAGCAATTGAGTCTCAATTTTCACTGAGTCAGCCGATTGTCTTTAACACTAATATAATCTGATTCCATTGGTTCGTAACAATCGCTGTATCGAACTACTTTCGCGAAACTTCAGTACACTAACTATTTACTTGGAATAAGTAGCAAAAGTTTGTTTAAGCTTGCGGATTCAAAACAATAAAACGGTGCAAATTTGGAGCAGCTCTCAATggcttgaaaaattcacgaataTAAAAAACTTACGTCATTTGCACTCCAATCGGCAAATCTGATGTGCTTTTTCTCGTCAACCAGAATGGATTTGACCTTGAGGAGGGTATCCTGGAaggataaaatataatctcGTCATTAAATCGATGACAGTGTACGAAGAATTCGAATGCTTGAGAGAATAATGTTTGAATTAGGCGGATATGATAACGGAAGGCAGTATATTGCACATCTCGAAGCTTTTCGTTGTTCCGGCGATGATCGTTGCTCCATCAGCCATCGGCGAAACCATAACAAACCGAGGTGCGTTTTactgcgaatttttttcccacctgCGTATAAGGCTTCGTGTAAACGTTACAGGGAAAAAATGTTGCCGGAGGTCCGTCCGTCGGTTAAACCGCTTCCAATGTTTGTTCCAAAGCGAGTTGTGCATCCGTCGCGTGTGAATTGCTCGGCGATAAAGTAACGCGGCCGCGAAATGACCAGCGGGGAAAATCGAACCTAAGGCAAACTCGACTCTTGTCTTTGATCATCGAATGGCAAAGACAAAGGGTCGGGAACGGGGCCAGTGCGGATAGTTTCCCAGAAGAAATCAATCGAAGAGCTAAAACAGCCGATCACCCTTTACCGAGAAACTCCGGTAGTTTAGAACGCGGCTCGCGCTCCGGCGCAATCCGCTGAGAGTTTTTCAAACACTCCACACCTTCTGTAACCTTATACCCTGTAACTCCGGCAGTGCATCCGCGCAAACCAGAACATGCCTGATTGCTATCTGTGTCGGTAAATTTCTCCAACTGCACGCCGACGCAAGCCACTCCGGATAATTGGTTACTCCGGAAATTGCCTGAGCACGGATCACTTACACCGAAACAATCTTTACAGCCGTCGAATAATCGCTACTCCGTTTCAACAACGTTGAATCGACGAATCGAAGCTCCGAATGATTCTCAAGTTCGAAGATTTTGTTCCAAAAAACAAACGGGGGAAATCGTACAAATGTTGAcgtaaatttgcaaatttttcgtTCTCGACAATAATCGCTCGGGATTGTTCGGTACTTTGGTAATAGTTCGAGCAATCCGGAATGCCGACTTTGTACTGGGAGTTGCCGTTCAGTTGTCCGGCCGTTATTTCATCCCTATTAATCACGCTTCACCGGATTTGTTGCAGCGTATGGAATGGTCCAGGATGCGATAAAGTTCAGCAGGCACGAACCACCGACGACGAAGCAGAACCGCGTGCAATTTGTCGGCGAATCGATCCATTCGCTGGATCTACGAGATGAGGGGTATCATCAGGAGTCGTTGACGGTATacgaaaattaaatgtttCGAGAGGCTTTTCCACCGCCTCGAGACAATCTCGCCAAAGGACGTATTATTCAAACACTGGATCGTTGTAACATCTGCTGCACAGGGAAGTAAAACGCGCTTCGCGAAGTGCATCCCAAAGATCGATGCGCGGCGAAGAGCATCGCGATCGTTTATCCTCAATCGTTTGCGGAATAGCAATTCAGGCGAGATAAGGTCGGCTCTCCACGCAGGTCTTTGCGGCGTTCGATCGGCGGGACTGACTCATCCTCAgggtgataaattgaataactgATTTGTCCGCCGTCACATTATATGCCCCGTGCGGTATATACCTCGGGTTGAATGAAAACTCGAAATAAGAGAGGAAAAATGATCAATCAGATGGGACGTGATGGCGTTTCGGAATTCTTACGGGGCGATAATAGACCGCGGAGCAGCTGAGGCTCGGCTCAATCACAGCACGGGGTCTTGTTCGAACTCACATTATCTTCGAGCTAG is a window encoding:
- the LOC124297822 gene encoding hemolymph lipopolysaccharide-binding protein-like, translating into LVHIDQLISLRARRNNYIYTSGIGAHKLHIEAASWNSARHNCQDEGGHLAIINSVEEAQVIRELVDTADIETIWIGAHDLFNEDEFVTIEDESIYKAGYSMWERGEPNNAGSNEHCLAVKKDGKFDDRDCKQAFSYVCEIRYPQVYV
- the LOC124297214 gene encoding obg-like ATPase 1 isoform X1 — encoded protein: MAPKKVEEPEKKPLIGRVGTNLKVGIVGIPNVGKSTFFNVLTKSQAAAENFPFCTIDPNESRVPVPDARFDYLCEYFKPPSKVPGFLNVVDIAGLVKGAAEGQGLGNAFLSHISACDAIFHLCRAFEDDDVTHIEGEVNPVRDLEIISEELRLKDVEFLNAHLEKLEKLVVRGNDKKLKPEYDTLLKVKSILVDEKKHIRFADWSANDIEVLNKYLFLTSKPVIYLVNLSEKDYIRKKNKWLIKIKEWVDKNDPGSALIPFSGVFENKIFDMEDEERAKYFEEHKATSALDKIIVQGYKALQLQYFFTAGHDEVKAWTIPKGAKAPQAAGRIHTDFEKGFIMAEVMKFDDFKNEGSEAAVKAAGKYRQQGRNYVVEDGDIIFFKFNAGAGLKDAKKK